The Acidobacteriota bacterium genomic sequence CAGCGTGCCGGTGACTTCTCCGAAACCGATACGAATCCCGTCCTTTTCGCACCAGCCGGTCAGGGTGACGGTGTCGCCGTCGGCGAGGAAACGCCGCTCCTCGCCACCGGGCAGTTTGATCGCCTCGGTGCCTCGCCAGCTCAACTCGAGCATCGAACCGCGCTCGTGCTTCTCGGGGCCCGAGATGGTCCCCGAGCCGTAGAGATCGCCCGGCTGCGTGTTGCAGCCATTGACCGTGTGATGGGCGAGTTGCTGGCACATACTCCAGTACATGTACTTGAAGTTGGAGGTTGCGATCGTTCCCGGCTTGACCATCGTTTCCGACTGGAGTCCGACCTCGAGGTGGATGTCGTAGGCGCAGTCTTCCGAACTGCGGAGGTACTCGAGAGGCTCCGGATCGTCCTGCACCGGACCCGCACAGCGGAACGGCTCGAGCGCTTCCATCGTGACCACCCAGGGTGAAATCGAGGTCGCGAAGTTCTTGCCGAGAAAGGGACCGAGGGGCACGTACTCCCACTTTTGGATGTCACGCGCCGACCAGTCGTTGACCAACACCATGCCAAAGATGTGTTCCCGTGCTTCTGCGATCGGGATCGGCGTTCCGAGGGCGTTTCCCGGTCCTACGAAGAACCCCATTTCGAGCTCGAAGTCCATCAACCTGCTCGGACCGTAGCTCGGCCGGTCGGCATCGTCGGCCTTGGTCTGACCCATCGGCCGAGGTATATCGGTGCCGCTGACCACGATCGAGCTGGCGCGGCCGTGGTAGCCGACCGGCAAATGGAGCCAGTTGGGTTGGAGTGCGTTGTCCGGCCCGCGAAACATGACGCCGACGTTAGTGGCGTGTTCGCGCGAGGAGTAGAAGTCGGTGTAGTCCCCGATAACCGCCGGGAGGGCCATTTCGACCCTCGCCCGGGGGTGAAGTGCCGCCTGGCGGAGACCTTCATTGTCTCGCAGGGTTGACTCGTCGGCGCTCAGCAGGCGGGTCAGAGTCTTCCTGGTTTCTCCCCACGCCTCGGCGCCGAGGGCCATGAAGGAGTTGAGTGTGGTCTGGGCCAGGGAATCCCGGCTGCCACGCCGCCCCTCTCCGAGCAGGCCGCTGTCGACGAGGACCGAGAGATCGAGCACCGAATCTCCGATCGCCACCCCGATCCGTGGCCTGAGGCCGGCCGAAGGGCGAAAGACACCGTACGGAAGGTTCTGGATTGGAAAGTGCGAGCTTGGCGGGACGGTGATGAACGAACGAAGTTCTGTATTCAGCGTGGCCATTTTTTTGCAGCCTCCTTCTACACGATGCCGAGGTTTTTCAGATCGTCTCGCGGTTCGGAAAAGCTGCAGCTGCCGAAGGTCGTGAGCAAGGTTTGACGAGCGGCAACGATCTCGTCCGCAGACGCCCGGTAATCGTGCCAGGCAAAGTGCTCCGGTCCGACCGTAAATGAGCCCGGATCGACCTCGGCAACGATCTCGATCAGTGTTCTGACCGGCAGGTCGTGAACGTAAGCCAGGACCGAGGCTGCATAGAGGTTGATGAAGCCGTGAACCGTGGCTCCGAGATCGGGATCGTGCTGACGTACCGGATGGTGCAGGCCCTGCGTCGCCTTCAGAGGCACGGCGATCGCGCGGCAGGTGGCTATCGCCGCCGCCACCGCCTCGACGTCCGGGATGGCCTCCTCTTCAAGTCCTCCACAGCGGATTTTGAGGCCAACGCGGTTTTGCGGCCCTGCTTTCCGGTCGGTGTCGCGCACTGCCGCCGCTGCGGCCGGCAACCGTTGCCGCCAGTCGCCAAGCAGCGAAACCTCGAAGAACGGAGTCAACTGGAGAGATCCGTTTTTCGTCAACCGGCCCCACGCCTGGTTCACTGCGACCGCCACACCACCCGTCTCGGGGAGTCCAACCTCGACGGTGTCCACCACTGCACGTCCGCTGTGCCTGGTGGAAAAGGTGACTATTTTGGCGCTTTCCCGCCCGACCGTGGCGAGGTACTCCTCGAGGGTGCCACCACGGTGTCCGAGGGCCGAGATGGTGATCGGGGGATGCGGTGTGTCGGTGTCGGTGAGCAGTGGACCGAGCTCCTCGAGGCGGGATACGGGACAGACGAAGCGTGCCAGCATCCAGCCTTCCTCCGATGAGAGGTGACCGACGAACCGTCGGAAGGCTTCGTCCATCGGCAGCTCTGCGGGCGGAAAAAGACCGGCGTAGTCGATGATGCCGTCGAGAAGCGATTTCGCGCATGGATCCATCGTTGCTCCATCGTTACACATGATCTGGGAACGGTATGGTACCACCCGCAACAGCGCAGGCTGGTGCGTGCCTTCGGCTACAATACCCCGCGGGAGGAGCCTCGATGAGCAACAGGTCAGACAGTTTTGTTCTCTCGGCATGTATCGGTTTTGGCTTCGTGCTGATGCCGATTTCGGTTGCCGCTAACGATGTGGCGGTCGCCAACCCTGGTTTCGAGCAGCTCGCACCGGGCGGTTCGGTCGTTGGATGGCGTCAGGTTGTGGAGGCCGGCAGCGAAGGTGCAGCATTCAGTGGTGAAAGCGACGTTGCCCACGGTGGGGTCGGCAGCGCCAACCTCACAGTACGCGGCCACGGCACCGTGACCGCGGAGTCCGACCCGGTGGCCCTCGACGTCGGCGAGCTCTATCGGCTGAGCGGCTGGATTCGCACCCAGGGAGTCGTCTCCGACCCGATGTCGAAGTACCCGACCGCAGTTCCCGCCTGTCTCACCATGGAGGCATTGCCGTTCACCATGCACTCGCCGGCGGTCGGAGGAGACTCCGACTGGCGTCACGTCGAACTGCTGTTCATCGCGACCGCGAAAGAGGACCGCATTCGCCTGCACCTCGGCTACAACGGTACCGCCAGGGGGACTGCCTGGTTCGACGACCTGCGGCTGGAAAAGGTCGAGGACATTGCCGAGTTCATCCCGCCCGAAACCGTCCGTTGGTCGGGCCCCGGCTTTCGGTATGACGATCAGGGCTGGATCTTCGTTCACATCGAGGGTGAGCCGTACGACCGCGGCTATCAGTACGGCTCCCTCATGCCGGATGAGATCGCGGAGTACATCCGGAAGCTCGGCGTCGTCCAGTATCGGCAGGATCCCGAGTCCGGTTGGGACACCGTTCGCTTCGAGGCCGATTCACTCTTTCTGCGCAAGTACGACGAAGAGTATCTGACCGAGATGAAGGGCATCGCCGACGGCGCAGCGGCTGCCGGTAGCGAGGCGTGGGGGCGGCCGATCGATCTGCGGGACATCGTTGCCCTGAACTCGGTCATAGATCTCGGTCAACTCGGCAGGGCCCTCGAGGTCACCCCGAACTCACTCACCGGTCAGGCCTTCACCGCCCCGGACGAGGAGCTCGATATCGAGGTCGAACAACACAAGTGCTCGGCGTTTGTGGCTACCGGCCCTGCGACCGGGAATCGTGGCGTCGTGTTCGGGCAGATTTTCATGTGGTCGGGCTACACCGGCGTTCACTGGAACGTAATAACCGATGTCGACCCTGCGGACGGTTACCGTTTGGTCTACCAAACATTCCCGGGAGGTATCCACTCCGGTGCGGACTTCTACCTCAACGAGGCCGGCATCGCTTTCGGCGAGACCACGGTTTCGCAGACGCCCTACGAGGCCAACTCCACCCCTCAGTCCAACCGCGCGCGAAAGGCGGCCCAGTACGCCGCCTCGATCGACGACGTCGAACGGATCCTGTGGGAGAAGAACAACGGCATGTACACTAACGACTGGCCGATCGCCGACTTCAACACCGGCGAGGTCGCTATCCTGCTCCTCGGGACACACGCCAAGAAGCTGTGGCGAACGTCCGAGGACATGGATCCTTTCGGCACTCCGGGTTTTTTGTGGGCCAACAACAACAATCGTGATCCAGAGGTGCGCAAAGAGTACGTGGCCCAGCCGGACGACCGGCCCTTTGATCTGATGTTCTCGCCCTGGAACAGGGACCTGGCGTTCAACCAGTTTTACGCTGAGCACAAGGGGAAGATCGATGCCAATGCGGGCGTCGCTCTGTGGGCCTCCTCACCGATCAACCGTGCCCACGCCTGCGATGGCAAGATCACCAACACGGAAATGGCCGGGAAGATGGCCTTTCTCGCGCATCACGGCAAGGTGACCCTGCGCGAGAAATTTCCTACCAAGGGCTGGCGCTATTTGCCGGACCTCCCGGGCGCCGATCCCCACCTCAGCCTCGGATACTCGGTCGTCAGCCCGGTCTTTGTTGCAGACCGACTGGCCGCGGCACGGACTGCATCGAATAACGAGATATCGGAGAGCGGTAGCTCAGGGTTCGAATTGGGCGACATCGCGACCACCTTCGAGATTGACAAGAAGGACCTCTGGGGCGGCACGGTCGAGCCGGCATCTGCCTCCGAGAGCTGGTTCGTCAGCGCGACTGCAGCCTATTGGCAAATGTTGGCCGGGATCGCGGGGGAAAAACCGGCGGCGGCGGCTGAGAAGCTCGCGAACGAGCTGGCGGCCCTCGAGGCACGTTATCTCTACACCGTCTCGCGAGAGGAGGATCTGCCCGCTGTCGATGCCCATCGGGCCTACGACCGCTACGGCCCGTACCTGCTGCCGCGCATCAAGGGGACCTTCGCGCTGCACCAGCTCCGTTTGCTGCTCGGCAACGAGACCTTTTTCGAGGTGATGGCCACGGTTCACGAGCGCTACCGGGGTCGGGAGATGTCGACCAAGGATTTCGTGGCGGTTGCCGAAGATTTCTCCGACCGCGACCTGGAGGCATTCTTCGAACAGTGGCTGCAGCGGATTGGCCTGCCGCGTGTGCGGCCCGAGTTCGAGGTGCAGAAGACTCGTGGAGGCGGTTGGAACCTTGTGGTCAACATCGAACAGGATGGTGACCCCTACCGGTTCGTCACCCACCTCGAGGTCGAGGCTGGAGACAACCGTTCGATTCACCGGGTTGAAATCAAGGACGATGGAAAGGTGTCACTCCATTTCGATGCCGAGCCGACGAGAGTCGTCTTCGACGTCCTCAGCGACCTCCCGGTCGAGCGCGAGAATTTCTATGAGTGGCGGAATCTGATCGACGATTTCCACGACACCCTGATCGTCTACGGCACCTCCCGCCAGATCGAGGCCAACCACACCCTCGCCCGGCGTTGGCAGGAGAAGGTCGCCGATACCTATATCGAGATCCTTCCGCCACTGGTCAAGGACTCCGAAATCGACGAGACCCGGGCGGCGACCCACGACCTCATCGTGATGGGCACCTTGAAGGACAACTATCTCTTCAACCACGTGCCGCAAGACATCCCGGTGCAATTCGGGCGCAACCACTTCGAGTGGGAGGGGGAGAGTTACGGCGAACCCGATGACGGGCTCTTTCTGGTGGTACCCAATCCCTGGAACTCCGAGCGGGTGATGTATGTCATCGCGGCCAACTCGGGCATGGAGCTGTACGACATGACCGAGACCTATCAACGGGGGATTCCGCAATGGGCCCGTTTCAAGGGCGACGAGATCGTCGAGCGAGGTTTCTTCGACCGCGAGGGGTTCGTCGTCGATCTCGGTGAATAGGCGCGTCCATACAAACGCCGGCCGCGGCGAATCCCGCGGCTGGCGCTTTCGGACCGCCGCGACTCCGAGAGCAGAATCTCGTCGCCGCGTCAGTCCTCATTCGCTGCGCGCCTGCGGCGCGCCGGCGTTCATGCGGTCTTAGCGTCGACACCCTTGAATCTCGATGTCCCGCCCCCACCCCCCGTCCACCCACCCTCGGAAACTCGCGCGCTGCGCGCTGGCGAGTTTCTGAGGGGAGGGGGTGAATGAAGACCTGGCTCCAGAGTTTTCTGCGTAGAATGAAGGCTTGAA encodes the following:
- a CDS encoding C45 family autoproteolytic acyltransferase/hydrolase; protein product: MSNRSDSFVLSACIGFGFVLMPISVAANDVAVANPGFEQLAPGGSVVGWRQVVEAGSEGAAFSGESDVAHGGVGSANLTVRGHGTVTAESDPVALDVGELYRLSGWIRTQGVVSDPMSKYPTAVPACLTMEALPFTMHSPAVGGDSDWRHVELLFIATAKEDRIRLHLGYNGTARGTAWFDDLRLEKVEDIAEFIPPETVRWSGPGFRYDDQGWIFVHIEGEPYDRGYQYGSLMPDEIAEYIRKLGVVQYRQDPESGWDTVRFEADSLFLRKYDEEYLTEMKGIADGAAAAGSEAWGRPIDLRDIVALNSVIDLGQLGRALEVTPNSLTGQAFTAPDEELDIEVEQHKCSAFVATGPATGNRGVVFGQIFMWSGYTGVHWNVITDVDPADGYRLVYQTFPGGIHSGADFYLNEAGIAFGETTVSQTPYEANSTPQSNRARKAAQYAASIDDVERILWEKNNGMYTNDWPIADFNTGEVAILLLGTHAKKLWRTSEDMDPFGTPGFLWANNNNRDPEVRKEYVAQPDDRPFDLMFSPWNRDLAFNQFYAEHKGKIDANAGVALWASSPINRAHACDGKITNTEMAGKMAFLAHHGKVTLREKFPTKGWRYLPDLPGADPHLSLGYSVVSPVFVADRLAAARTASNNEISESGSSGFELGDIATTFEIDKKDLWGGTVEPASASESWFVSATAAYWQMLAGIAGEKPAAAAEKLANELAALEARYLYTVSREEDLPAVDAHRAYDRYGPYLLPRIKGTFALHQLRLLLGNETFFEVMATVHERYRGREMSTKDFVAVAEDFSDRDLEAFFEQWLQRIGLPRVRPEFEVQKTRGGGWNLVVNIEQDGDPYRFVTHLEVEAGDNRSIHRVEIKDDGKVSLHFDAEPTRVVFDVLSDLPVERENFYEWRNLIDDFHDTLIVYGTSRQIEANHTLARRWQEKVADTYIEILPPLVKDSEIDETRAATHDLIVMGTLKDNYLFNHVPQDIPVQFGRNHFEWEGESYGEPDDGLFLVVPNPWNSERVMYVIAANSGMELYDMTETYQRGIPQWARFKGDEIVERGFFDREGFVVDLGE
- the fahA gene encoding fumarylacetoacetase, producing the protein MATLNTELRSFITVPPSSHFPIQNLPYGVFRPSAGLRPRIGVAIGDSVLDLSVLVDSGLLGEGRRGSRDSLAQTTLNSFMALGAEAWGETRKTLTRLLSADESTLRDNEGLRQAALHPRARVEMALPAVIGDYTDFYSSREHATNVGVMFRGPDNALQPNWLHLPVGYHGRASSIVVSGTDIPRPMGQTKADDADRPSYGPSRLMDFELEMGFFVGPGNALGTPIPIAEAREHIFGMVLVNDWSARDIQKWEYVPLGPFLGKNFATSISPWVVTMEALEPFRCAGPVQDDPEPLEYLRSSEDCAYDIHLEVGLQSETMVKPGTIATSNFKYMYWSMCQQLAHHTVNGCNTQPGDLYGSGTISGPEKHERGSMLELSWRGTEAIKLPGGEERRFLADGDTVTLTGWCEKDGIRIGFGEVTGTLLPANV